A window of Microbispora hainanensis genomic DNA:
TGCTCGTCCTTGAGGACGAAGTAGAGGATCAGTCCCGAGAAGATCGAGGCGTCGCCGAGACGGTCGAGCGTGGAGTCCAGGAAGGCGCCCCACGTGCTCCCCTTGCCCGTCATCCGGGCCAGCACGCCGTCCAGGAGGTCGGCGAGCACGAAGAACGTGATGACGAGCGTTCCCGCGAACAGATGCCCGAGCGGGTAGAAGACGAGAGCGGAGGCCACCACTCCGAGCGTGCCGATCGTGGTGATCACATCGGGCGAGATCCCCCAGCGGGCGAGGGCTCGCCCCAGAGGGGTCATGACTCGGGTGACGGCGGGGCGCAGGATGTTCAACATCGCCGTCCGATCGTAGGCCATCCAGCGCCGCCGCACCTCGCAAGCACATTCCGCCGAAAAGTCTTGTGATATGCGCCACATGGGTAAAGGGTGAAGAGCACGCGCCCGCGGGGCCGCGCGGAGACGACACGGAGGTGAACCGCCGTGCCGGCCGCCGCACGGTCCTGAGAGGGCGAGGCCCCCGGGCGCGGACAGCGACGGCAGAGCGGCCGGCGCGGGGTGCGTGCCACGTGCCCATCCCGACCGCTCAGAGATTCGGGAGGCGATGTGGCCGAAAGATCAACCGGCGCGACAACAGGGGCCGCGGGCAGGGCACCCGCGGCCGATCGGCCGGACATGGTGCGCAATGTCGTGCTGGTCGGCCATTCCGGGGCCGGGAAGACCACGCTGGTCGAGGCGCTGCTCGCGGAGACGGGCACCATCCAGCGCCCCGGCCGGGTCGAGGAC
This region includes:
- the pgsA gene encoding phosphatidylinositol phosphate synthase, with amino-acid sequence MLNILRPAVTRVMTPLGRALARWGISPDVITTIGTLGVVASALVFYPLGHLFAGTLVITFFVLADLLDGVLARMTGKGSTWGAFLDSTLDRLGDASIFSGLILYFVLKDEQEIVLAVVALFCLVAGALVSYAKARAEGLGMSANVGIAERGERLVVVLVAAGLSGLGVPYVLAAGLWLLAAASAVTVVQRMVHVYRQAVVR